Proteins from one Syngnathus scovelli strain Florida chromosome 9, RoL_Ssco_1.2, whole genome shotgun sequence genomic window:
- the mlf2 gene encoding myeloid leukemia factor 2 isoform X1: MFRFLNDVDDDPYMLDPFAAHRQQMRSMFGPFGMDPFALAPQIQPPRAPRRQAGALTPFGMMGMGGGFMDMFGMMGEMMENMDRFSGSPNCQTFSSSTVISYSSTDAGAPTVYQQTHQTRHGPRGIRETRQSMRDSESGVERLAIGHHIGERAHIMERSRNRRTGDREERQDFINLDEAEAEAFDTEWRTQAGRFAPPSARALDYSRDRRAGGQQLALTAPPSSTTPPGHRHDSPRHHPPQSRPRYDW, encoded by the exons ATGTTTCGATTCCTGAATGACGTCGATGACGACCCCTACATGCT GGATCCTTTTGCCGCTCACAGGCAGCAGATGAGGAGCATGTTTGGACCGTTCGGCATGGACCCTTTTGCACTAGCGCCACAAATTCAACCGCCTCGTGCGCCACGACGACAG GCTGGTGCACTGACCCCATTTGGCATGATGGGAATG GGTGGAGGGTTCATGGACATGTTTGGCATGATGGGGGAAATGATGGAAAACatg GACAGGTTTTCTGGATCGCCCAACTGCCAGACCTTCTCCTCTTCAACAGTGATCTCCTACTCTTCCACGGACGCCGGGGCACCTACGGTGTACCAGCAAACTCATCAAACAAGACATGGTCCAAGAGGG ATCCGCGAGACCCGTCAGTCCATGCGAGACAGTGAAAGCGGAGTGGAGCGTCTGGCCATCGGCCACCACATCGGCGAACGCGCACATATCATGGAGCGCTCGCGGAACCGCCGCACGGGAGACCGTGAGGAGCGGCAGGACTTTATAAACCTGGACGAGG CCGAAGCTGAGGCGTTCGACACCGAGTGGAGGACTCAGGCGGGGCGATTCGCTCCCCCCAGCGCCCGGGCGCTGGACTACAGTCGAGACCGACGGGCAGGGGGACAGCAGCTAGCTCTTACCGCGCCACCCAGCTCCACGACCCCGCCGGGACACCGGCACGACTCCCCCCGACACCACCCGCCCCAGTCCCGCCCGCGTTACGACTGGTGA
- the mlf2 gene encoding myeloid leukemia factor 2 isoform X2 has product MSVHYYWDPFAAHRQQMRSMFGPFGMDPFALAPQIQPPRAPRRQAGALTPFGMMGMGGGFMDMFGMMGEMMENMDRFSGSPNCQTFSSSTVISYSSTDAGAPTVYQQTHQTRHGPRGIRETRQSMRDSESGVERLAIGHHIGERAHIMERSRNRRTGDREERQDFINLDEAEAEAFDTEWRTQAGRFAPPSARALDYSRDRRAGGQQLALTAPPSSTTPPGHRHDSPRHHPPQSRPRYDW; this is encoded by the exons ATGTCTGTTCATTATTATTG GGATCCTTTTGCCGCTCACAGGCAGCAGATGAGGAGCATGTTTGGACCGTTCGGCATGGACCCTTTTGCACTAGCGCCACAAATTCAACCGCCTCGTGCGCCACGACGACAG GCTGGTGCACTGACCCCATTTGGCATGATGGGAATG GGTGGAGGGTTCATGGACATGTTTGGCATGATGGGGGAAATGATGGAAAACatg GACAGGTTTTCTGGATCGCCCAACTGCCAGACCTTCTCCTCTTCAACAGTGATCTCCTACTCTTCCACGGACGCCGGGGCACCTACGGTGTACCAGCAAACTCATCAAACAAGACATGGTCCAAGAGGG ATCCGCGAGACCCGTCAGTCCATGCGAGACAGTGAAAGCGGAGTGGAGCGTCTGGCCATCGGCCACCACATCGGCGAACGCGCACATATCATGGAGCGCTCGCGGAACCGCCGCACGGGAGACCGTGAGGAGCGGCAGGACTTTATAAACCTGGACGAGG CCGAAGCTGAGGCGTTCGACACCGAGTGGAGGACTCAGGCGGGGCGATTCGCTCCCCCCAGCGCCCGGGCGCTGGACTACAGTCGAGACCGACGGGCAGGGGGACAGCAGCTAGCTCTTACCGCGCCACCCAGCTCCACGACCCCGCCGGGACACCGGCACGACTCCCCCCGACACCACCCGCCCCAGTCCCGCCCGCGTTACGACTGGTGA
- the LOC125975733 gene encoding gamma-enolase: protein MSIVNIVAREILDSRGNPTVEVDLHTNKGLFRAAVPSGASTGIYEALELRDGDKTRYKGKGVTKAVGHINDTLGPALIESGISVLEQEKLDNLMIEMDGTDNKSKFGANAILGVSLAICKAGAAEKDTPLYRHIADLAGNQDLVLPVPAFNVINGGSHAGNRLAMQEFMVLPVGAESFREALRVGAELYQTLRGVIKEKYGQDATNVGDEGGFAPNIQENSEALELIKTAIEKAGFTDKVVIGMDVAASEFFMEGKYDLDFKSPPNAARNISGEELAAIYQGFINNYPVVSIEDPFDQDDWPAWTQFTASVGIQVVGDDLTVTNPRRIQRAVDDKACNCLLLKVNQIGSITEAIKACKLAQENGWGVMVSHRSGETEDTFIADLVVGLCTGQIKTGAPCRSERLAKYNQLMRIEEELGEQARFAGHNFRNPSAL, encoded by the exons ATGTCCATAGTGAATATTGTTGCCAGGGAGATCCTGGACTCCCGGGGAAACCCAACAGTGGAAGTGGATCTTCATACCAATAAAG GTCTGTTCCGGGCCGCTGTGCCGAGCGGTGCCTCCACCGGCATTTACGAGGCTCTGGAACTCCGAGATGGTGACAAAACTCGCTACAAGGGCAAAG GCGTAACCAAAGCAGTCGGTCATATTAATGACACGCTTGGACCCGCCCTCATTGAGTCA GGGATCAGCGTGCTGGAGCAAGAGAAACTGGACAAtttgatgatcgaaatggacggCACCGACAACAAAT CTAAGTTTGGGGCCAACGCTATTCTGGGTGTCTCACTGGCCATATGCAAGGCCGGAGCGGCGGAGAAGGACACGCCCCTCTACCGTCACATCGCCGATCTGGCAGGAAACCAAGACCTGGTTCTCCCAGTACCT GCCTTTAATGTGATCAACGGAGGGTCTCATGCCGGGAATAGGCTCGCTATGCAGGAGTTTATGGTACTGCCCGTAGGGGCGGAGTCATTCCGCGAGGCCCTGCGGGTGGGGGCGGAGCTGTACCAGACGTTGCGGGGCGTGATCAAGGAGAAATACGGTCAAGATGCCACCAACGTGGGTGACGAGGGTGGATTCGCACCCAACATCCAGGAGAACAGTGAAG CATTGGAGCTGATCAAGACAGCCATCGAGAAGGCAGGCTTCACTGACAAAGTGGTCATCGGCATGGACGTGGCTGCCTCCGAATTTTTCATGGAGGGCAAGTACGACCTGGACTTCAAATCCCCGCCCAACGCCGCGCGCAACATCAGCGGCGAGGAGCTCGCTGCCATCTACCAAGGCTTCATCAACAACTACCCAG TTGTTTCCATCGAAGACCCCTTCGACCAGGATGACTGGCCAGCTTGGACTCAGTTCACTGCCTCGGTGGGAATTCAG GTGGTTGGGGATGATCTGACCGTCACCAACCCACGTCGGATCCAACGTGCCGTGGACGACAAGGCCTGCAACTGCTTGCTGCTTAAAGTCAACCAGATCGGCTCTATTACGGAGGCCATCAAGGC TTGTAAGCTAGCTCAGGAGAACGGCTGGGGCGTGATGGTGAGCCATCGCTCGGGTGAGACCGAGGACACCTTCATAGCGGACCTGGTGGTGGGTCTCTGCACTGGACAG ATTAAAACCGGAGCCCCCTGTCGCTCAGAACGTTTGGCCAAGTACAATCAGCTCATGAG GATTGAGGAAGAGTTGGGTGAGCAGGCTCGCTTTGCCGGACACAACTTTCGCAATCCCAGCGCACTCTGA